The DNA region CTGGCGCTGGCACCGGTGATTGCCTGGCACGACCCCCGAGGTGCGGAGGTGAGCGAGCACCTGGAGGCTGCCTTCGGCGACGCCATCGGCCTGCGCACCGGCCAGCGCCCCCGACCGGTGTCGACGGTGGCCAAGCTCGGCTGGCTGAGGGAGCACGGCTGCCCCGAACCTGCCCGGTGGCTCGGTGTGCCGGAACTCTGCCTGTGGCGGCTGAGCGGGGCCGAGACGACCGAACATTCCCTGGCCTCCCGGACCGGCTGCTGGGACGTCCTGGAGCAGGAGTGGCTGGAGGACATCGCCGGGGCGGCGGGGTTCTCGACGACGGTCTTCCCGCCGGTCCGCCCGGCCGGGAGCACGATGGGGCGGGTGACGGCGGAGGCGGCGGCGGCGTTCGGCGTCCCCGGGGGCGTCCCGGTCACGCTGGCCGGCCATGACCACCTCGCCGGGGCTCTCGGGGCCGGAGCGGGGCCGGGCGACCTGGTGAACTCGGTCGGCACCGCCGAGACCGTCGTGGGCACCGCCGCCGGGCGGCCCGACCTGCGGGTGGCCCTGCACCGCCGGACGCCAGTGTCGGTGTCGCTCGGGGGCGCCGGGTGGACGGTGATGGGGGGCGCCGCCCGGGCCGGGGTGATCCTCACCCGGGCCGCCGGGCTCCTGGGGTGCTCATTCGCAGAACTGGACGCCCTCGCCCTGGGGGCGCAGCCCATCGAGGCCGCTCCCTTGCTGCCCGTGCTGCAGTCAGGTGCCGAGGTGGCCCTCCCGGAGGCGAGCCCGGGGGCCGTGTGGCGGGGCCTCCTCGAAGCGCTGGCGGCCCGGACGGCCGAGACCGTCCACCGGGTGCGGGCCTTGGCGCAGGCGGACCGGGTCGTGGTGATCGGCGGCGGCTCACGCAGCATCCCGTGGCTGCAGGCGAAGACCGCGGCGGTCGGGCTCCCGCTGGCCCGCCTCGCCGACGCCCGGTCGGGCGACTACGCCGCCGCCCGGGGCGCAGCCGTGCTGGCGGGCGTGGCGGCGGGGTGGTGGACGGAAGCATCGGACGCGCCCGAGCCCGAGATGGCGCCCGCCGCCGAGGCACGCGATCCTGGGGTGTGATCCGTCTCGGGGGGTCGTCGGGTACGCCTTCGAAGGGCCGTTCCCGCTGACCACCTGGAGGGTCCCGGATCAGGGCGCCATTTACGCCGTTGTATTGGCCGGGGCGGGCGCCCAGTTCGCCACCGAGCCGGAGCCGGGGACGGTGCTGCACATCGATCACAGCGACAACCTGGCCGGTGACGGCTTCCCCTGGGAGAGCAAGTTCGCCGGCTGTTGGGTGCAGTTCGCCGGCTCCCGGGAGGCACTTGCCGTCGCCGCCTTCCTGCGCTGCCCGACCCGCTCGATGCGGGAACAGATCACCGCCGAGCTCCAGCGCTTCTACGACCCGCCGTGCGGCGACCGGTTGTACGAGGAGCCTCCGAAGGGCGATGACCCCCCGGGCGGTTCCCGGGTCCCCGCCCGGCCCCGGCCTCCCCTGCTCCCGCCGGCCGCCGCGGCCGAGCAGGCCGAGGCCGAAGATGTCAACCCCTCATGGGTTGGCCCGGGAGGCCCAGCATCCGCCGGGCCGTCGTGAAGATCATGTCGAAGGCGGCCTCGCTCAGCAGCCCGGTGGCCGTGTTGCGCTGTGAGGGGTGGTACGAGCCCAGCAGCTGGTAGCGTCCCGCCCCCACCGGGGCGACCGCCCCGTGCCCGAACAGCGGGCGCCCCCGGCCCCGCTCGCCCAGGGCACGCAGCACCCCGTCCCACCCGAAACCGCCCAGGGCGAGGATGACCTCGACCGACGGCAGGGCCGCCAGCTCGGCGGACAGGTAGCCCAGGCAGCGGTCCCGCTCCTCGGGCAGCGGCTTGTTGTCCGGCGGGGCGCAGCGGACCACCGCGGTGACGTAGCAGTCGGTCAGCACCAGGCCGTCGTCGGTGGACCGGGATGTGGGCTGGTTGGCGAAGCCCGCCCGGTGCAGCGCCCGGTACAGCCAGTCGCCCGAGGGATCGCCGGTGAAGATCCGCCCGGTCCGGTTGCCGCCGTTGGCCGCCGGGGCGAGCCCCACGATCAGCAGGCGGGCGGCGGGATCGCCGAAGCCGGGCACCGGGCGCGCCCAGTAGGTCTGGCCCCGGAACCGGGCGGGCGGCGCAGCGGCGGCCGCCTCCCGCCAGGCCACCAGCCGGGGGCAGCGCCGGCAGGACACCACCGCCGCCGAGATCGCCGGGAGCCCCTCGTCCATGACCGCCGCAGACTCCCACAGCAGCAAAGCGCGATCCTGGACTGGCGCAACGAACCCTGGGCAGAGCCCAGAAGAGTCAGGCAGAGCCGGGCAGAGACGGACAGAGAGGGGAGCGGCATGGAATTCGGCCTCACGGAGGAGCAGCGCGACCTGCAGAAGTGGGCCCACGAGTTCGCCGAGAAGGAGATCCGGCCGGTCGCGCCCTACTACGACGAGACCGAGGAGTTCCCCTGGGAGGTGCTGAAGAAGGCTGCCCAGGTGGGCCTCTACTCCCTCGACGTCTACTACCAGGCCGCCGGCGACACCAGCGGGCTCACCCTGCCGCTCATCATGGAGGAGCTGTACTGGGGCTGCGCCGGCATCGCCCTCGCCATCAGCGGCACCGGTCTCCCGCTCATGGCCCTGTGGAGCGGCGGCACGCCGGACCAGCTGCAAACCTGGGCGCCCCGCATGATCGGCACGCCCGACGACCCGCAGATCGCCGCCTTCGCCGTCACCGAGCCGCAGTCCGGCTCGGACGTCTCCAGCCTCCGCACCCGGGCCCGCCGGGAAGGCGACGAATGGGTCATCAGCGGCCGCAAAGTGTTCATCACCAACGGGGGCCTGGCCGACATCCACATCGTGGTGGCCACCGTCGATCCCGAGCTCGGCCACCGGGGCCAGGCCTCGTTCATCGTCCCCCGGGACACGCCCGGCTTCGCCCAAGGCAAGAAGGAGAAGAAGCTGGGCATCCGGGCCTCGCACACCGCCGAGCTGCTCCTCGACGACGTCCGGATCCCGGTCGACAACATCCTGGGGGGCATCGACAAGTTCGAGGCCAGGCTGGCCCGGGCACGGTCCGGGCAGTCCAGCGGCCGGGCGTCCTCGGCTCTGCGCACCTTCGAGGTCACCCGGCCCCTGGTGGGCATCTCGGCGGTGGGCATCGCCCGGGCCGCCTTCGAGTTCGCCCTCGACTACGCCAAGCAGCGCACCCAGTTCGGCAAGCGCATCATCGAGCACGAGTCGGTGGGCAACATCCTCGCCGACATGGCCACCGAGATCGACGCCGCCCGCCTCCTGGCCTACCGGGCCGCCTGGATGGGGGCCTCGGGGGCGCCCTATGTCCACGCCGAGGGATCGATGAGCAAGCTGAAGGCGGCCGAGGTGGCCGTCCGGGTGACCGAGCGGGCAGTCCAGGTCCTGGGCGGCTACGGCTACATCCGCGACTTCCCGGTCGAGAAGTGGTACCGGGACGCCAAGATCTACACGATCTTCGAAGGCACCTCAGAGATCCAGCGGCTGGTGATCGCCCGGGCGTTGGCGGGCGACTAACCCGCTTCTAGCAGGCCAGGTTCGACCCGTCGGCGAGGTAGGGGATCTTGGCCGCCGTGTCCCGGAACCCGCACCCGACTGTGCCGTTCCAGTTCACGATCAACACCAGCGATGCGCTGACCAGCGCAAGAAGGGCGATGTGGCGCATGGCCCCCCGGTCTCCGGAGAGAACCCTGCGCATCCGCCGGCGTCCCTCGCCCATACCGTAGGTATCGGCGCCCGGGCTAGCCCGGCACATCGACCATATGGGGGACCCGAGGGACCCGGCCTCCTCAACGCAGTCACAGATTCCGCCGATATCGTGAGGAGGAGTAGTCACCCCTAGAAGGAGGCGTGCGATGGGCGGGGTATGGGAGCGGAGCTTCCGGATCCTCCGGGCCAGCTGGGACGTGTTGAGGCAGGACAAGGAGCTGCTGGTGCTGCCACTGCTCGCCATGCTGTGCATGGTCCTGGCCGCCATCCCGCTGCTGGGCGGCGTGGCGAGCATCGGCCACGTGACGCTCAACTCCACCTCGGCCAGCCACGGTCTCAACGCCGTGCAGTGGCTGCTCCTGGCGATCTACTACGTGGCGGTGTATGCCATCGGGATCTTCTTCAGCTCGGCGGTGGTCGCCGCCGCCACCATCCGCCTCCAGGGCGGCGACCCGACCCTCTCCGAGGCCTTCGGGATCGCCTTCAGCAAGATCCACAAGATCCTGGGCTGGGCAGTCGTCTCCGCCACTGTCGGGCTCGTGCTGCGGGCGCTGGAGCAGAAGGCGGGCATCTTCGGGCGCATCGCCATCTTCCTGGTGGGCGTGGCCTGGGGGGTCGTCACGTTCTTCGTGGTGCCCGTGCTGCTCTACGAGGACTTCGGTGTCTTCGGATCGGTGAAGCGCTCGGGCTCCCTGTTCAAGCAGCGCTGGGGCGAGCAGTTTGTGGGCAACGGCTCCATCGGCCTCGCCCTGTTCCTGTTGATGCTGCTCCCGATCATGGCCGCCGTCGCCATCGCCGCCACCGGGGCGACCGCCATCGGGATCGCGGTGGGCGCCGTCGGCCTGCTGGCGGTCTTCAGCCTCGGGTCGGTGATGTCGGGCATCTTCAACGCCGCCTTGTACCGCTACGCCACCACCGGGGCGCTGTCCGGCCCGTTCCGCGAGAGCGACCTCAGCGGGGCCTTCCGCCCCCGCCGGATGCCGCGCTCCGGTGGCCGCGGGCTGGGTGGGGGCTTCGGCGGGCTCAAGGGCCCGGGCGGCTTCAGCGGGGGTGGGTTCTAGAGGAGGAGGGTTCTAGAGGAGGAGGTTCGAGAGCAGCGCTAGACGTCCCACAGCTTGATGCCACCGGTGATGCCGGCGACGTTGTCGACGATGGTGACCCGGTCGCCCAGCTCCACCGTCAGCCGGTGGCTGTTGCCGCCGCCGACGTAGAGGTGGTCGAAGAAGAGCAGGGCGTCGATGGTCTGCACCGCCCGCGCCACCCGCTTGCTCCACTTCTTGTCCCCGATGCGCTTGCGGGCCTCCTCGCCCACCTGCTCGTCGTAGTCCTCGCCCTTCCGGAAGGGGTGGTGGGCCAGCTCCATGTGGGGCAGCAGGTGGCCGTTGTCGAAGAGGGCGGTGCCGAGGCCCGTCCCGAGGGTGATCACCACCTCCAACCCTTTGCCGGACACCACCTCGGCCCCCTGCAGGTCGGCGTCGTTGGCCACCCGGGCGGGCTTGCCCAGGGCGAGGGTGAGTGCGGCGGCGAGGTCGAACCGCTGCCAGGCCTTCACCAGGTCGGGCACCACCTTGGTCCCCGGGCCGCTGGCGGTCACGAAGTGCGGGCTGGACAGCACCACGCCGCCCCGCACCATGCCCGGGAAGCCGGCCGAGACCCGGTCGAATGCCGGCAGCGCACCCACGAGCTTCACGAGGGTGGCGACCAGCCGGTCGGGCGGCAGCGGGTAGGGCGTGGGCACCCGCACCCGGTCGACGAGCATGACTCCCCCGGCGTCGAGCACCGAGGCCTTGATCCCCGTCCCACCGATATCGATGGCGAGCGTCGTGGCCCCGGTGACGGGCACCGGGACGGCGCTGGCCACCTCGACGGGGACTGCGGCGGGCGCCGCCGGCCCCGCCACCTTCGGGGGTGCCGCTGTGCGCCGTGCGGAAGCCTTGGCCGGGGGCTTGGCGGGGGTTGTGGGCGGAGGCTCGGCAGGGGTGCTCATGCCCTGACCCTACCAGGTGGTCCCGCCGCTGCCTGACCGATTCGTCCCGATCTCGATCCCGCAGCAGGTTCCGGTCAGGGGAGACCGGCCGCTGGCTTGTGGAGCAGCAGGTCGATGATCAGCCCGGTCCAACCGGTCTGGTGCGACGCCCCCAGCCCGGCGCCGGTGTCCCCGTGGAAGTACTCGTGGAAGGGGATGAGGTCGTGCCAGCGGGGATCCTCGTCGAAGCGGCTGACGCCGCCGTGGACCGGGCGCCGGCCGTCAGGGCTCTCGGTGAACAGCCCGAGCAGCCGGCGGGAGAGGTCGTTGGCCACCTGGCGGAGGGTGGCCTGGACCCCCGAGCCGGTCGGGTACTCGACGGTAAAACCCGGCCCGCAGAAGGCGTCGAAGTGGCGCAGGGCGGCGATGATCAGGTGGTTGAGCGGAAACCACACCGGCCCCCGCCAGTTGGAGTTGCCCCCGAACAGGCCGCTCTGCGACTCCCCGGGCTCGTAGTCGACGGCAGCCTCCATGCCGTCGATGCGCAGCCGGAAGGGGTGCTCGGCGTGCCACCGGGAGAGCGCCCGGATGCCGTGCGGCGACAGGAACTCCTCCTCGTCGAGCAGCCGCCCGAGGATGCGCACGAGGCGCTCGGGGGACACGATCGACAGCAGCCGCCGGTCCTGGTGGCCCGGGATCCGGCTGTGGCCGACGGCCGACCGGTAGGCGGGGCGGTGCCACTCGAACCACTCCATGCGGGCCCGGAAGCCGGGCAGGGCCTCGAGCGTCTCGGGCTCCAGCACCCCCACCGCCAGCAGCGGGATCAGACCCACCATCGACCGCACCCGTACCCGCTCGGGCGGCCCCTCGGGGCGCCGGAGGAGGTCGTAGAAGAACCCGTCCTCCTCGTCCCACAGGCCCTGGGCGTCGAGGGCGACGGCGATGTAGGTGAAGTGCTCGAAGAACTTGGTGGCCAGGTCCTCGTAGGTCGGGTCGTTGGCCGCCAGGGTCAGGGCGAGGGCCATCAGGGTCAGCGCCGAGAACGCCATCCAGCCGGTGCCGTCGGCCTGCTCCAGGGTCATGCCCGGCGGGAGCTTCGACCGGTCGAACGGGGCGATGTTGTCCAGCCCGAGGAAGCCGCCGGCGAACACGTTGGTCCCGGTGGGGTCCTCCCGGTTCACCCACCACGTGAAGTTGATGGCCAGCTTGTGCAGCATGCGCTCCAGGAAGTCGAAGTCCCGCCTGCCGTCCAGGTCCCACACCCGGAGGGCGGCGTAAGCCAGCACCGGGGGGTTGACGTCGGAGAAGTTCCACTCGTAGGCCGGGACCTGGCCGTTGGGGTGCATGAACCACTCCCGGCACAGCAGCACCAGCTGGTCTTTGGCGAAGCCGGGATCCAGGTGCGCCAGGGCGATGCACTGCAGGGCGAGGTCCCAGGAGGCGTACCAGGGGTACTCCCAGGTGTCGGGCATCGAGATCACGTCGGAGTTGGACAGGTGGCGCCATGACCCGTTGCGGATCTCGCCCCGCCCGGGCGGTGGTGGTGGGCAGCCCGGGTCACCCTCCAGCCAGTGGGCGACGTCGTAGTGGAAGTACTGCTTGGACCACAGCATCCCCGCCGCCGCCTGGCGCAGGACGGGGGCCGCGCCGTCGGGCAGGCGGCCGACCCGGGCGGCCAGCCCGGCGTGCCACTCGTTGGCCTCGGCCTCCCGCACGCGCATGACCTCCTCGAACCCCGGGCCGAGGTCGGGCGGGGCCTCCCCGGCATCCGGCCCGTCGGGGGCGGGCGTGAGGCGGACCCGGACCTCGACGGTCGCCCCGGCGGCGGCGGTCGCCGTGAACCACGCCGCTGCCTTGGTCCCCACTTTGTCGGGGTTGACCGTGGCTGCCCCCCGGACGATGTGGTCGTGGATCCCGTCCTTCGGGTACCGGGGCGAGGCGGCCGCCCCCCAGAGCCGGGCGGCGTTGGTCTCGTTCTCGCAGAACAGGAGCCGCCCCTCGCCGGCATCCGGCGACGCGGCTGCGCACATCCGGGGGCCGAGCCAGGAGTGGCCCTCGCAGACGATGGTGCCACTGCGGCCCTGGTGGGCCTGGCGGGGCTCTCGGCCCTGGTGGGACCCTCGGCCCTGGTGGGACTGTCGGCTCTGGTGGGCCTGGCCGGCCCGCAGGGTCGCCCGCCGCCGGTCCCGGCCCCAGGCCCACGTGTTGCGCAGCCAGAGGGTCGGGATGATGTGGAGCGTGGCGGGGGCGTCGCCCACGTTGGTCGCCCGGATGCGGAGGCAGACATCCTCCGGATCGGCCTTGGCGAAGTCGGCGGTCACCTCCCAGTACCCGCCGTCGAAGGCCCCGGTGTCGAGCAGTTCGTGCTCGGCATCCGAGCGGGCCCGGCGCCGGTTCTCGGCCAGCAGGTCGCCGAAGGGGAAGAGTGCCTGGGGGTACAGGTAGCGCCACCGCATCCAGGAGTGCGTCGGCGTGCCGTCGAGGAAGAACCAGTAGTCCTTGGCGTCCTCGGCGTGGTTGCCCTCGGGCCCGGCGAGGCCGAACATGCGCTCCTTCAGGATGGGATCGGCGCCGTTCCAGAGGGCGAGGGCCAGGCACAGGAACTGGCGGTCGTCGCAGAAACCCGCCATCCCGTCCTCGTTCCAGCGGTAGACCCGGGAACGGGCGTGATCGTGCGGGAAGTAGGCCCAGGCGTCGCCGTCGGCGCTGTAGTCCTCCCGGACGGTCCCCCAGGCGCGCTCAGCCAGGTACGGCCCCCAGCGGCGCCAAGGCACACCGGCGTCAGCTTCCGCCAGCCGGTGTGCCTCGGCTCCGCCTAAGGGCTCGCTATTAACAGCCGGAGCCGAGACCGAGCGCGTGCAGCAGGTTCTGGATCAGGGAGAGAAGGCCGCCGAGAAGGCCGCCGGAGCAACCGCCGCCGCCACCGCCACCGCCGCTGGGCGAGGCGCCGGTCCCGGAGAGGGCCACGGACTGGGACCCCCCGCCGGCCTCGGAGAACCCGACGCTGCCCGAGAACGTGCCCGTGGTGTTGGGGGCGAAGGACACGCTGACCGAGCAACTCTGGCCCCCGGGAAGCGTCGCCCCGCTGCATCCGTCGGTGGCCAGGGCGAACTCACCCGGGTTGGTCCCGCCCAGGGTCACCGGGTTGAGGGTCACGGTCGACGTCGTCCCGTTGGACAGCGTGATGGTCTGGGGCGAGCTGCTCGAGCCCACGGTCTGGCTGCCGAAGTTGATGCTGGTCGGCGATGCCTGGACCTGGCCGGCGCCCCCGACGCCCACGCTGACCTCGCCAATGGCGGCCGCTTGGTCGTTCTCGGTGAAGTAGATGTTGCCGTTCGGCCCGGACGTAATGCCGGTGGGCTGCACCCGGGGCGAGAAGGCGTTGTGGGTGGGCACCGGGAACTCGCTGACCGTGCCACCGGTGGTGATCCGGCCGATGGCGTTGTTGCCCTGGTCGATGAACCACAGCGCACCGTCGGACCCGGCGGTGATCGCCGAGGGGGCGGGGGTGCCGGCGATCCTCGGGAACTCGTGGACCACGTGCTGCGGGGTCATCATCCCGATGATCCCGGCGCTCTGCTCGGTGAACCACAGGTTGCCGTCCGGGCCGACGGTGATGCCGGCGATGCCGGCGCTCGCCCCGCTGGTGGCCTGGGTGTCACTCACCATGGTTCCGGCGGTGGTCATCTCGCCGATCTTGCCGCCCGGGGCGGTGCCGCCCTGCTCGGTGAACCAGAGGTGGCCGTTGGGGCCCGACGTGATGGCCATCGGGGCGAGCCCGGGGTTGGTGATCGGGAAGGTGGTGGCCTGGCTGCCCACCGCGGCGTTGGGGTTGATCCGGCCGATGGTGGCGTTGCCGAAGTCGGTGAACCACATGTTGCCGTCCGGGCCGGTCACGATGCCGGTCGGCAGGGCGTTGGCCTTGTTGATGCCGAACTCGTTCTGGATGCCGGGGATCGCCGCAGTCTGGCGGCCCACCTGGTTGACGCTGCCCGACAGCTCGGTGAACCACAGCCGCGAGTCGGGGCCGGAAGTGATGGCCACGGGTGTGGCGTTCGGCGTGTTGGTGGCGTGCTCGTGCACGCTGGTGCCGTCGGGCGTCATGAAGCCGATCGTGCTGGCGCCGGCGTCGACGAACCAGAGGTTGCCGTCCGGGCCGGTGGTGATGCCGAGCGGGTCGCTCGTGGCGGTCTGGGAGATCCCCGCCGGGCGGAACTCGGTGATGGTCCCGGCGGTGGTGTTGGCGGTGGCGCCGTGTGCGGTCTCGGCCGCCGCCAGCAGGAGCCCCTGGGCTGCCACGAGTGACACGCTGACGAGCACGGCGATACTTTTGAACCTCGTGAAGCGGTGTGGGCGTTGCGGCACGGCGTTCTCCTCTCCGACGGTGGAGTCCCGGAAGCCGGTCGCATTCGGGTGAGCAGACCTCGCCCCCGTGTTCGGTCCAGGGCTCAAGGTATCACCCGGGCGGGGGAGGAGTTGCGGCAATCCACCGGTTTCCCGGCATTTCCCCTTCTCTGAGAGAGAACTAATCCCACTCCTGTCAGGCCGGACGGCATTCTCTTGGCCGCGGTGCGGCGGTACCGCGGTCCCACGCGGATTCGGATCCTGCTCGCCTCCGAGGGCCGTGCCCGCCACAGCCCCCGAGGCACCGCCCGGCTGGCCACAGTTCTAGCGGTGGGCCTGGGTGTGTAGGCCTGGGTGTGTTGCTCCGATTCGCGGATGTCTGGGACATTTGTCCCGGGTAGTGTGACGAATGTCCCCCGAATGATGTCGCCAAAGCTGTGGGCGGCGGCGCCCCCCGAGGCCTCCGGCGGCAGGGTGGTCCGCCACCGCCTGAACCGGGGGGGACCGGCAGTCCAACGCAGCGCTGCTCGCCAAGTCCCCCCAACCGGTCGCCGCCGCCGCTTGACTATCGATAGGAGCATCCCGGCACCACGGCCAGGGCGGCCGTCGCCAGAAACTCGCCGGTAAGATCGGGCGCCGTATGCGGATCCTCGTCACCGGCGGTGCCGGCTACATCGGCAGCATCGTGAGCGCTCTACTGGTGGAGCGGGGCCACGAGGTGGTGGTCGCCGACAACCTCTGCCGGGGCCACCGCGATGCCGTGCCCGACGGGGCGGCCTTCCTCGACATCGACCTCCTGGACGCCCGGGGGATGGTCGCCGTGGCCGGGACCGGCTTCGACGCCGTGCTGCACTTCGCGGCCCTCTCGCTGGTAGGCGAGTCGGTGGAGCAGCCGACGCTCTACTTCCGCAACAACATCGTCGGGACCCTGAACCTGCTGGACGCGATGCGGAAGGCGGGGGTCGGCCGGCTCGTGTTCTCGTCCACGGCGGCCACCTACGGAGCACCGGCCACCACCCCCATCCGGGAAGGCGACCCCACCGTCCCCACCAACCCCTACGGGGCCTCGAAGCTAGCCATGGACATGGCGATCGGCTTCGAGGCGGCGGCCGCCGGGCTGGGGGCGGTCAGCCTGCGCTACTTCAACGTCGCCGGCGCCTCGGGCGGGCGGGGCGAGCGCCACGACCCCGAGACCCACCTCATCCCCCTGGTGCTGTCCGCCGCCGCCGGCCGCCGGCCGAGCGTCTCGATCTTCGGCACCGACTACCCCACCCCCGACGGCACTGCGGTGCGGGACTACATCCACATCGAGGACCTCGCCGAAGCCCACCTCCTGGCCCTGGACGCCTGCGTGGCCGGGCGGCATGCGATCTACAACCTGGGCAACGGGGAGGGCTACTCGGTGCGGGAGGTGATCGAGGCCGCCCGCCGGGTGACGGGCCGGGAGATCCCGGCGGTCGAGGCGCCGCGCCGGGCCGGCGACCCCCCGGTGCTGGTGGCCTCCAGCGAGCGCATCCGGGCCGAGCTGGGCTGGGAGGCCCGCAAACCGGGCCTGGAGGCGATCATCGGCGACGCCTGGGCGTTCCACTCGGCCGCCTGGGGGGCCTGACTAGATCAGCAGGCGCAGGGCAAGGCGTCGCCGTCCCCGCCGGGTAGCCACCAGAGTTCTCAGCGACAATCGCTTGACCCTCACGTTACGTCAGGCTCTACGATGACCTCGTGGTAGCCAGCAGCTTGACGGTCGGCCAGGTGGCCAGGCTCGCGGGTGTGACGATCCGGACGTTACATCATTACGATGAGATCGGGCTGCTCTCGCCGAGCGTGCGGAGTCCCGCCGGCTACCGGCGGTACGGAGGCCAGGACATCGAGCGGCTGCAGCGCATCCTGTTCTACCGGGAACTCGGCTTCGCCCTGTCCGATGTGGGGCGGATCCTGGATGACAACCTCGCCGACGCTGGGTCGCACCTGCGCCGCCAGCACCGGCTGCTCAGGCGGCGGATCGCCCACCTACAGGACCTGGTGGCGGCCGTCGAGAAGGAAATGGAGGCATACAACATGGGCATTCAACTGACACCCGAGGAGCGCCTCGAGATCTTCGGCGACCGGGTCCCCGAGGAGTACGCCGACGAAGCCGAGGAGCGGTGGGGCGAGACCGAGGCCTACCAGCAGTCGATGCGCCGGGTCTCGACCCACACCAAAGCGGACTGGCTGGCGATCAAGGCGGAGAGCTCGGCGAACGAGGGCCGCATCGTCGAGGCCTTCCGGGCGGGGGCGGAGCCGGCCAGTGGGCGGGCGATGGACCTCGCCGAGGAGCACCGCCAGCACATCTCCCGCTGGTTCTATGACTGCCCCCCGGCGATGCACCGGGGCCTGGGCGACATGTACGTCAATGATCCCCGTTTCACCGCCAACTACGAGAAGCTGGCCCCGGGGCTGGCGGAATGGCTGCGCACCGCCATCGCCGCCAACGCCGACCGGCAGTCGGTATAGCCTGCGCGGCAATGGACGGTCCCTCGGTGGCGGCGGCGCTCGACCAGCAGGTGGGCGCCATCACTGCGTGGCTGGGCACCGCCGACCCGGCGCTGCTCTATGTGGCCCCCGCCGACACCGAATGGACCGTCATGCAGCTCATGGCCCACGTCACCGAGGTGCTGCGCTATTGGCCCGACGTGATGGTTGCCCTCGCCGCCGAGCCTGGCCGGTCCTTCGGGCGGGGCCTGGACGACAGCGTCCGCACCGGGTACGTCGCCGAGCACAAGGACGACTCGGTGGTCGACATGGTGCGGGCCATGACCGAAGCGGGCGCCCAGGCAAGCTCACAGCTGGCGGCGATCCCCGATACCGGGTGGTCGGCCACCGGCGTGCACCAGGTGTGGGGGACCATCTCACTGCCGGAGGTCGTTCAGCGGGTGCTCACCGGGCACCTGCCCGACCACCTCGCCCAAGCCCAGGCGGCCTACGCCGCAGCCCAGGGTCACGCATAGCCTGCTGCACGATTTCCCGTACTTCTGCCCGCGGCTGGGCTAAGCTTTGGTCGATTTGACCAGATGGCTGCGCCGGAACCCACAATGAGCCAGACGGACCCCGCCCAGGGCCAGACCGAGGCCGCCTTCGAGGCCTTTTTCCGGGCACACGAGGCCTCGATGTACGGCCTGGCACTCCAGATTTGCGGCGATCCCCGCCTGGCCGCCGAGGTGGTGGCGGAAGGGTTCGCCCGGGTCTGGCCGCGGGCGAAGGCCGGCGGTGCGGCCGACCTCGCGGCGGTGCGCAGGACGATCGTGCGGGAGATCAACACCCGCCTCCGCCGGACCCGAGGCCAGGCGCCGCCCGCCCCGGGCTCGCCCGGGGACGACCCGATCCGCCGGGCATTGCAGGCCCTCCCGCTCCGCCGGCGCACCCTCGTGGTGCTGCGTTACCAGGCCGACCTTTCCCCCGTGGACGCCGCCGAGGCGACCGGGCTGTCCCTGTCGACGGTGAAGGCGGAGAGCAAGAAGGGCGT from Actinomycetota bacterium includes:
- a CDS encoding acyl-CoA dehydrogenase family protein, translated to MEFGLTEEQRDLQKWAHEFAEKEIRPVAPYYDETEEFPWEVLKKAAQVGLYSLDVYYQAAGDTSGLTLPLIMEELYWGCAGIALAISGTGLPLMALWSGGTPDQLQTWAPRMIGTPDDPQIAAFAVTEPQSGSDVSSLRTRARREGDEWVISGRKVFITNGGLADIHIVVATVDPELGHRGQASFIVPRDTPGFAQGKKEKKLGIRASHTAELLLDDVRIPVDNILGGIDKFEARLARARSGQSSGRASSALRTFEVTRPLVGISAVGIARAAFEFALDYAKQRTQFGKRIIEHESVGNILADMATEIDAARLLAYRAAWMGASGAPYVHAEGSMSKLKAAEVAVRVTERAVQVLGGYGYIRDFPVEKWYRDAKIYTIFEGTSEIQRLVIARALAGD
- a CDS encoding FGGY family carbohydrate kinase, with amino-acid sequence MSLLLGIDIGTSRCKALLIDRSGAAQAGAAVPTPFADTPAGTEMGLDALWSGLAGVIEELGLAVADVSAIGICGMAECGAPLDARGLALAPVIAWHDPRGAEVSEHLEAAFGDAIGLRTGQRPRPVSTVAKLGWLREHGCPEPARWLGVPELCLWRLSGAETTEHSLASRTGCWDVLEQEWLEDIAGAAGFSTTVFPPVRPAGSTMGRVTAEAAAAFGVPGGVPVTLAGHDHLAGALGAGAGPGDLVNSVGTAETVVGTAAGRPDLRVALHRRTPVSVSLGGAGWTVMGGAARAGVILTRAAGLLGCSFAELDALALGAQPIEAAPLLPVLQSGAEVALPEASPGAVWRGLLEALAARTAETVHRVRALAQADRVVVIGGGSRSIPWLQAKTAAVGLPLARLADARSGDYAAARGAAVLAGVAAGWWTEASDAPEPEMAPAAEARDPGV
- a CDS encoding uracil-DNA glycosylase, whose translation is MDEGLPAISAAVVSCRRCPRLVAWREAAAAAPPARFRGQTYWARPVPGFGDPAARLLIVGLAPAANGGNRTGRIFTGDPSGDWLYRALHRAGFANQPTSRSTDDGLVLTDCYVTAVVRCAPPDNKPLPEERDRCLGYLSAELAALPSVEVILALGGFGWDGVLRALGERGRGRPLFGHGAVAPVGAGRYQLLGSYHPSQRNTATGLLSEAAFDMIFTTARRMLGLPGQPMRG
- a CDS encoding ROK family protein, translating into MSTPAEPPPTTPAKPPAKASARRTAAPPKVAGPAAPAAVPVEVASAVPVPVTGATTLAIDIGGTGIKASVLDAGGVMLVDRVRVPTPYPLPPDRLVATLVKLVGALPAFDRVSAGFPGMVRGGVVLSSPHFVTASGPGTKVVPDLVKAWQRFDLAAALTLALGKPARVANDADLQGAEVVSGKGLEVVITLGTGLGTALFDNGHLLPHMELAHHPFRKGEDYDEQVGEEARKRIGDKKWSKRVARAVQTIDALLFFDHLYVGGGNSHRLTVELGDRVTIVDNVAGITGGIKLWDV
- a CDS encoding DUF6159 family protein, coding for MGGVWERSFRILRASWDVLRQDKELLVLPLLAMLCMVLAAIPLLGGVASIGHVTLNSTSASHGLNAVQWLLLAIYYVAVYAIGIFFSSAVVAAATIRLQGGDPTLSEAFGIAFSKIHKILGWAVVSATVGLVLRALEQKAGIFGRIAIFLVGVAWGVVTFFVVPVLLYEDFGVFGSVKRSGSLFKQRWGEQFVGNGSIGLALFLLMLLPIMAAVAIAATGATAIGIAVGAVGLLAVFSLGSVMSGIFNAALYRYATTGALSGPFRESDLSGAFRPRRMPRSGGRGLGGGFGGLKGPGGFSGGGF